Sequence from the Abditibacteriaceae bacterium genome:
AGTGAATGCGCAATCGCTTCGGCGCAGATGGTTTTTCCGGTTCCCGGCGGCCCCGCAAAGTTAAATGCCAGCCCCAAACCTGCGCCATGCCGTTCGGCAAGGCCCCAGGTATGAAACATCAGGTCGTGCTTCTTCATTTGCACCAGCGCCTGATCGAGCGCGCGGCGTGTCGAAGGCGGCACGATGACATCGTTGAAGGTTTTGCGCGGAGTAACAGCGTCGATCAAGTCTGCTTTGGGCCGCACGGTGCCCATAAAAAAATCGCGGAGCGGATTTGCCATAGCTTTAGTACATCAAGAAGTACGGTCAAATTCGACCGTACCTTTATTTGCCCGAAACGCGCCGGGTGTTTGTCCTGTGCGGAGCTTGAACGTTTTAGAAAAATGCTGCACATCGGCGAAGCCACAGAATCGTGCGATTTGGGCTGGAGTCGATTCCGAGTTACAGAGCAGTTCCTGCGCGTGTGTGATACGCAGATGCGTGAGGTACTGATGCGGCGCAAGGCCGAAGTGCGAGCGAAACGCTGCCGAAAAGCGCGACGGCGAAAGGTTTGCGCGTCGCGCCATAGCTTCCACCGAGATCGCTTCATCGAGGTGCAACATTAAATGCGATGTCAGCCAATCGAGCGAACGCGGCGCGGCGGGCGTTGGCGTCGCGTCGCGCTTTGCGTCGCGCAAAATGGAAAGCACGATGTCGGCAAGACGGTTTTGCGCTTCGAGTTGCGAAAGTGCGTCGCGGTTTTGCCACGCGCCGACCGCTTTCAAAAATGTTTCGCGCATCCGGGACGAATTTTGCGACTGCAATCGCAACGGGATTGTGGTGCCCAAAATATCATCGAGACGCGGTTGCACCAAAGTGGCGTAATTTGACAAATCGAGAAGGCCGGGCGGGGCAGGAA
This genomic interval carries:
- a CDS encoding helix-turn-helix transcriptional regulator, whose amino-acid sequence is MTLEETLAQTPILPFMREGDFGVRRPWSVGERRLLDYLLFWVREGECTVIAEGHEHRFRAGEWCFVQPRTLLELRAEGETITPFAHFDIFYNPHREQSFPAPPGLLDLSNYATLVQPRLDDILGTTIPLRLQSQNSSRMRETFLKAVGAWQNRDALSQLEAQNRLADIVLSILRDAKRDATPTPAAPRSLDWLTSHLMLHLDEAISVEAMARRANLSPSRFSAAFRSHFGLAPHQYLTHLRITHAQELLCNSESTPAQIARFCGFADVQHFSKTFKLRTGQTPGAFRANKGTVEFDRTS